TACTAGAAGTGAAAAATTTAAAGACTTCTTTTTTCATAGAAAGTGGCGAAGTTGAAGCGGTCCGCGGCGTTACATTTCGCTTAAATAAAGGAGAAGTAGTCGGTATCGTTGGGGAATCTGGAAGCGGAAAGAGTGTAATGGCGAAGTCTGTTATGTCTCTCGTTATGTCCCCAGGAAAAGTGAAAGAAGGAGAGATTCTTTTTCATAATGAAAACATACTTTCTAAATCTGAAAAAGAATTACGTTCTATTAGAGGAAATCAAATTTCACTTATCTCTCAAGACCCAATGTCAGCGCTGAATCCGGTCGTGAAAATTGGGAAACAAATGATGGAAGTAATTATACGTCATCAAAAAGTGAAAAAGAAAGAAGCAGAGCAAATCGCGATTAACTTGTTAAAACAAGTCGGCCTTTCGTCACCAGAAGAAAGGGTAAAACAATATCCGCATGAACTAAGCGGTGGTATGAAGCAGCGGGTTATGATTGCAATGGCGATGTCTTGTAACCCTGACCTTCTTATTGCTGACGAACCGACGACTGCACTTGATGTAACGATACAAGCACAAATACTAGATTTAATGAAAAACTTAAAGAACGAAACGAATATGGCGTTACTTCTTATTACGCATGACTTAGGAATTGTCGCGCAAAACTGTACGCGCGTCATCGTTATGTATGGCGGGCTTATTATGGAAGAAGGACCTGTACTTGATATTTTCCAAGCGCCGAATCATCCATATACGAAAGGGCTATTAAACTCTCTGCCAAAAATATCGAACGGCGTAAAAGAAAGACTCGCTCCTATTCAAGGTGTAACGCCAAACTTATTAAATCCACCACAAGGTTGCCCATTCGCAGAGCGTTGCCCGCATGCGATGGACATTTGTGAAAAAGAACGTCCGCCATATTTTGAAATTGGAGACGGAAGGCGTTCCATGTGCTGGTTAAATGATAGGGCGGTAGGTGAT
This DNA window, taken from Bacillus cereus ATCC 14579, encodes the following:
- a CDS encoding ABC transporter ATP-binding protein, yielding MSEKLLEVKNLKTSFFIESGEVEAVRGVTFRLNKGEVVGIVGESGSGKSVMAKSVMSLVMSPGKVKEGEILFHNENILSKSEKELRSIRGNQISLISQDPMSALNPVVKIGKQMMEVIIRHQKVKKKEAEQIAINLLKQVGLSSPEERVKQYPHELSGGMKQRVMIAMAMSCNPDLLIADEPTTALDVTIQAQILDLMKNLKNETNMALLLITHDLGIVAQNCTRVIVMYGGLIMEEGPVLDIFQAPNHPYTKGLLNSLPKISNGVKERLAPIQGVTPNLLNPPQGCPFAERCPHAMDICEKERPPYFEIGDGRRSMCWLNDRAVGDSHA